From one Eleginops maclovinus isolate JMC-PN-2008 ecotype Puerto Natales chromosome 7, JC_Emac_rtc_rv5, whole genome shotgun sequence genomic stretch:
- the mstnb gene encoding growth/differentiation factor 8: MHLYQIVLYLSLLIALGPVVLSDQETHQQPSASSPEDSEQCATCEVRQQIKTMRLNAIKSQILSKLRMKEAPNISRDIVKQLLPKAPPLQQLLDQYDVLGDDNRDVVMEEDDEHAITETIMMMATEPESVVQVDGEPKCCFYSFAQKFQANRIVRAQLWVHLRPADEATTVFLQISRLMPVADGSRHIRIRSLKIDVNAGASSWQSIDVKQVLAVWLRQPETNWGIEINAFDSRGKDLAVTSTEPGEEGLQPFMEVKISEGPKRLRRDSGLDCDENSPESRCCRYPLTVDFEDFGWDWIIAPKRYKANYCSGECEYMHLQKYPHTHLVNKANPRGTAGPCCTPTKMSPINMLYFNRKEQIIYGKIPSMVVDRCGCS; this comes from the exons ATGCATCTGTATCAGATTGTGCTGTATCTCAGCCTGCTCATTGCTTTGGGTCCTGTAGTTCTGAGTGACCAAGAGACGCACCAGCAGCCCTCCGCCTCCAGCCCGGAGGACTCGGAGCAGTGTGCCACCTGCGAGGTCCGGCAGCAGATCAAGACGATGAGACTAAACGCGATTAAATCTCAGATTTTGAGCAAACTGCGCATGAAAGAAGCTCCGAACATCAGCCGAGACATCGTGAAGCAGCTCCTGCCCAAAGCGCCgccgctgcagcagctcctcgaCCAGTACGACGTGCTGGGAGATGACAACAGAGATGTGGTTATGGAGGAGGACGACGAGCATGCCATCACTGAGACAATAATGATGATGGCCACAGAAC CCGAGTCCGTTGTCCAAGTGGATGGGGAACCAAAGTGCTGCTTTTACTCTTTTGCTCAAAAGTTTCAAGCCAACCGTATAGTGCGCGCACAGCTCTGGGTGCATCTGCGCCCTGCGGACGAGGCGACCACCGTGTTCCTGCAGATCTCCCGCCTGATGCCGGTCGCAGACGGGAGCAGGCACATACGCATCCGCTCCCTGAAGATCGACGTGAATGCCGGGGCCAGCTCTTGGCAGAGTATAGACGTCAAACAGGTTCTGGCTGTGTGGCTGCGGCAGCCGGAGACCAACTGGGGCATCGAGATTAACGCCTTCGATTCGAGGGGAAAGGATCTGGCCGTTACCTCCACAGAGCCTGGAGAGGAAGGACTG CAACCGTTCATGGAGGTGAAGATCTCCGAGGGCCCCAAGCGCCTCAGGAGAGACTCGGGCCTGGACTGTGACGAGAACTCTCCCGAGTCCCGCTGCTGCCGCTACCCACTCACTGTGGACTTTGAAGACTTTGGCTGGGACTGGATTATTGCCCCAAAGCGCTACAAGGCCAACTATTGCTCCGGGGAGTGTGAGTACATGCACTTGCAGAAGTATCCGCACACTCACCTGGTGAACAAGGCCAACCCCAGAGGGACTGCAGGCCCTTGCTGCACCCCCACCAAGATGTCACCCATCAACATGCTCTACTTTAACCGAAAAGAGCAGATCATCTACGGCAAGATCCCTTCCATGGTGGTGGACCGTTGTGGATGCTCTTGA